The segment GGCGCGGCCCCCCGGCGCCCGTGAGATTCACTCGAACGAATGGCCGCGCACCCCCTCTGTGGGTTACCTCACAACAAGCGTTGTTGATGTTCTTTGTCCACTCTCACGACGCGCCTCGGACGCCGGAGCCCGTTACCGTCGTCGACATGACGACTTCTGCGCACCCCTCCCCCGGACCGACGCGTGCCGGCGGACCGGTCATCGATCGCCTCGTCGAGGCGAATCAGCGCTACGCCGCCGACTTCCGGGACCCCGGGATGGACGCTCGTCCCGTACTGCAGGTGGCGGTCGTCGCCTGCATGGACGCCCGTCTCGACCTGCACTCGGCGCTCGGGCTCGACCTGGGCGACTGCCACACCATCCGCAATGCGGGCGGAGTCGTCACCGACGACGTCATCCGCTCCCTGACCATCAGCCAGCGGGCGCTGGGCACCCGCAGCGTGATCCTCATCCACCACACCGGCTGCGGCCTGGAGTCACTGACCGAGGACTTCCGGCACGAGCTGGAGGACGAGGTGGGACAGCGTCCGCCGTGGGCGGTGGAGGCGTTCCGCGATGTCGATCAGGACGTACGCCAGTCGATGCAGCGGGTACGGACCTCGCCGTTCCTGCGGCACACCGACGACGTTCGCGGATTCGTCTTCGATGTGAAGAGCGGACTGCTGCGGGAGATCGACCCGGCGCGGTAGCGAACCGTGGCCGTGAACCGCCCCGCCGGAGCACACCGGCGGGGCGGTCGCGCTTCCGGAACCGCGGGGCCCGCGCCCGGCGACCGGAATCCTTGCCCCCGGAACCGCTTCCGGCGTGATCAACGTGTGAGGAGTGTGCGTGTGACGCGTCGAACACCGCGGGAAAATCCGGCTAATCAGACAAAACCACTGCGGTTATCCACAGGCGAGTGACACGGCACACCGACGGCAACAAGAATGCCGGTACAGGCACCCCTCGGGAACAGAACGGGGATCGGTGCCTCGGGGTGGGCCGGGCCATGTGTGTCCCCGGCCGGGAATGGGCCGAGGAGGACACGGGTGACGACCTATGACGAGCGAGCTGGTCTCACGGATCTGACCGCGACCGCGGATCGTGTCCGCAGGTCGGTGGAGAGTGTGATCGAGGGCAAGCCGGAGGTCGTACGGCTCTCGCTGACCGTCCTGCTGGCCGAAGGACATCTGCTCATCGAGGATGTGCCGGGCGTGGGCAAGACCATGCTGTCCAAGGCCCTGGCACGGTCCCTCGACTGTTCGGTGCGACGGATCCAGTTCACGCCCGATCTGCTGCCGTCCGACATCACGGGCGTCTCGGTCTTCGACCAGCAGCAGCGGGACTTCGAGTTCAAGCCGGGTGCCATCTTCGCCCAGTTCGTGATCGGCGACGAGATCAACCGGGCGTCGCCGAAGACACAGTCGGCGCTGCTGGAGTCGATGGAGGAGCGCCAGGTCACCGTCGACGGGGTCACCTACGAACTGCCCAGCCCCTTCATGGTGGTCGCCACCCAGAACCCGGTGGAGATGGAGGGCACCTATCCGCTGCCCGAGGCCCAGCGGGACCGGTTCATGGCGCGGGTGTCCATCGGCTACCCCAGCGCGGACGCCGAGCTGCGCATGCTGGGGGTCCACGGCGGGGCGTCCCCGCTGGACGACCTCCAGCCGGTGGCCCACGCCCATGACATCGTCAAGCTGGTCGAGGCCGTGCGCCAGGTGCACGTCGCCCAGTCCGTCCAGCGGTACGCGGTCGACCTGGTCGCCGCCACCCGCAGCCATCCGGACCTCCGGCTGGGTGCCTCCCCCCGCGCCACCCTGCATCTGCTGCGCGCGGCCAAGGCCGAGGCGGCGCTCAACGGCCGGGACTACGCCCTGCCGGACGATGTCCAGGCGCTGGTGGTGCAGGTGCTGGCACACCGGCTGCTGCCGACCGCGCAGGCGCAGCTCAACCGCAGAACGGCCGAGCAGGTCGTGCTGGAGATCCTTCAGCGGACCCCGGTCCCGGCGGCCGACGGCACCGAGACCGCGTTCGGCACGGGCGGGCGGACCGCGCCGCTCTACAGCCGGCGGCCCGGCTCCCGGCGGCTCTGATGCCGGCCCGGGATCCCGCCGCCGCGGGCCAGGCGTGGCGCACGGCCGACGAGGAGGGCCCGGGGCAGACACCGGGCGACCGGGGCAAGGGGGCGGTGCGGATCGCCCTGTCCGGGCTCACCACACGCGGCCGGTCCTTCGTCGCCGCCGGACTGGCCGCCGGGGTGTGCGCCTATGTCCTCGGGCAGGAGGACCTGCTGCGGGTCGGTCTGCTGCTGGCGGTTCTGCCGCCGGCCTGCGCCACCGTGCTCTACCGCACCCGCTATCGGGTCGCGGGCAGCCGTCGGCTCACGCCCGCCCGGGTGGCCGCCGGTTCGGAGGCCCGGGTGCATCTGCGGATGGAGAATGTGTCGAAGCTGCCCACCGGGCTGCTGATGCTCCAGGACCATGTGCCCTATGTGCTGGGGCCGCGGCCGCGGTTCGTCCTGGACAGACTGGAGCCCGGCGGCCGGCGCGAGGTCTCCTACCGGGTCCGCTCCGACCTCCGCGGCCGCTATCCGCTCGGCCCGCTCCAGCTGCGGTTGAACGACCCGTTCGGCATGTGCGAGCTGACCCGCTCGTTCAACGCCTTCGACCTGCTCACCGTCGTTCCGCGGACCGAGGAACTGCCCGCGGTGCCGCTGCTCGGCGACGGCGCGGGCCAGGGCGACGGCCGCATGCGGGCCCTCGCGCTCGCCGGCGACGACGACATCATCCCCCGCCCCTACCGGCACGGGGACGATCTGCGCCGGGTCCACTGGCGGTCCACCGCGCGCTTCGGCGAGCTGATGGTGCGCCGCGAGGAGCAGCCGCGGCGGGCCCGCTGCACGGTCCTGCTCGACACCCGGGAGGGCGCCTACCAGGGCGCGGGCCCGGACGCGGCCTTCGAGTGGGCGGTGTCCGGCACCGCGTCCGTGCTGATGCACCTGCTGACGCAGGGGTACGCGGTCCGGCTGCTGACGGACGAGGGCAGCCCGCTGCCCGGCGGAACCGGCTCCACCGTGGGCGGGCTCTCCGGGGCGGCCGCGGAGTCGGCCGAATCGGCGGGGCTGCTGATGGATGTACTGGCGGTCGTCGACCACTCCGGAGGAGAGGCCGTCACAGCCGCTTACGAGGCGCTCCGCGACGGCAGCGAGGGGCTGCTGGTCGCCTTCCTCGGCGACCTCGACGAGGAGCAGGCGACGCTGGTCGCGCGGATGCGGCAGCGCAGCGCCACGGCCGTCGCCTTCCTCCTCGACAGTGAGACTTGGACGACGGGCGGGGCGATGAGCGGGGAGACCGAGAACGGGCTGCGCGTGCTGCGCGAGGCGGGGTGGACGGCGCTGGCGGTACCGCCCGGCGCCGGGCTGCCCGCGCTGTGGCAGCAGGCCGCCCGGGAGCGGGCCGAAGCCCTCGGCGGCCCGGCCGGTCCGGGGCATTTCGGTTCCGGTCCCGCGATGACCGCCGGGGGGCGCTGATGAGCGGCCGGGGGCGGCTCGCACTCTGCGCCTACGCCGCGACGCTGATGGCGGCGGGCGCACTGCTGCCGCTGGTCGAATCGCCGGGCTGGCTGGTCCAGGCGGCGTTCCTGCTGGCGGTCCAGAGCGGGGTGGGCGTGCTGGCGCGGAGGCTGCCACTGCCCTCCGCGCTGACCGTCGGCGCCCAGGCCCTCACCGGACTGCTGCTGCTCACCCTGGTCTTCGCCGGGGACCGGGCGCTGCTGGGGGTGGTGCCGGGACCGGACACCCTGGCCCGGTTCGGTGAGCTCATGAGCACCGGCGCCCAGGACATCGAGCGGTACGCGATACCGGCGCCCGCGTCCGAGGGCATCCGACTGATGCTGGTCGCGGGGGTGCTGGCGATCGGTCTGATGGTGGACACGATCGCGGTGACGTTCCGCAGCGCGGCCCCCGCCGGACTGCCGCTGCTCGCGCTGTACTCGGTGGCCGCCGGGCTGGCCGGAGGTGCCGCGAGCGCCCTGTGGTTCCTGCTCGCCGCGTCCGGCTATCTGCTGCTTCTGCTGGCGGAGAGCCGGGACCGGCTCTCCCAGTGGGGCCGGGTATTCGCCGGGACGCCGTCCGCCCCCCGGCGGGGCGAACAGGCCTTCGGCGGCGGGGGGACGCCGGGAGCGCCGGTGCGCACCGGCCGCCGGATCGGCGCGCTGGCGCTGGGCGTCGCCCTGGTGGTACCGCTGGCGCTGCCCGCGCTCGACGGCGGTCTGCTGTCGGAGTTCGACGGGGGCGACGGCGCCGGCTCGGGCAACGGCACGATCAACGCGGTCAACCCGATGGTGTCCCTTCAGAACAATCTGAACCAGCCCTCCGAGCGCGAATGGCTGCGCTACAAGACGAACGCCGCGGACACCAGCGGCATGTATCTCCGGCTGGTCGCCCTCGACCGGTTCGACGGATCGCGGTGGCTGACGTCCGAGCGCGAGGTCGTGGACCTTCCGGACCGGCTGCCACGGCCCGAGGGCCTCAGTGCCTCGGTCCGCACCCAGGAGGTCGAGACCAGGATCAGCGCGGCCGGTTCGTTCGCTCAGGAGTGGCTGCCGATGCCCTTTCCGGCGGCCGGGGTGGATGTCGACGGGCGGTGGCGCTTCGAGCCGGAGGGGCGCTCCCTGGTCGGCGACCGGGGCCAGAACACCCGGGACATGGAGTACACGATCCGGAGTCTGCTGGTGCAGCCGACCGCTCAGCAGCTCGCGACGGCTCCGTCACCGCCCGCGGACATCGTCGCCGAGTACACCAGGGTGCCCGCCGCGCTGCCGGACGTCGTGGAGGAGACCGCCCGCCAGGTCACGGCCGGCGCCGAGAGCGACTACGACGCCGCGGTACGGCTCCAGGAGTGGTTCACCACCACCGGTGGCTTCACCTACGACACCGATGTGAACTCGGGCAGCGGTCCGGGGGCCATCGCCCGCTTCCTGCGGGACAAGGAAGGTTTCTGCGTCCACTTCTCCGCCTCCATGGCGGCCATGGCACGGACCCTGGGCATCCCGGCCCGGGTCGCGGTCGGCTTCACTCCGGGCACCGCGCGGGGTGACGGTTCGATGTCGGTGAGCAACCGGAATGCCCATGCCTGGCCCGAGCTGTACTTCGAGGGTGTGGGGTGGACCCGGTTCGAGCCGACGCCGAGCATCGGCAGCGCCCCCGACTACACCCTCCCCGAAGCGCCGACCGCGGAGGATTCCGCCGCTCCCTCGCAGCCGACGGAGGCCACGTCGCAGGCGCCCGCGCCGACGGCGTCCGCATCGGACACCTGCCCGGCGGACGCCCGGCGGCG is part of the Streptomyces qinzhouensis genome and harbors:
- a CDS encoding beta-class carbonic anhydrase — encoded protein: MTTSAHPSPGPTRAGGPVIDRLVEANQRYAADFRDPGMDARPVLQVAVVACMDARLDLHSALGLDLGDCHTIRNAGGVVTDDVIRSLTISQRALGTRSVILIHHTGCGLESLTEDFRHELEDEVGQRPPWAVEAFRDVDQDVRQSMQRVRTSPFLRHTDDVRGFVFDVKSGLLREIDPAR
- a CDS encoding AAA family ATPase — encoded protein: MTTYDERAGLTDLTATADRVRRSVESVIEGKPEVVRLSLTVLLAEGHLLIEDVPGVGKTMLSKALARSLDCSVRRIQFTPDLLPSDITGVSVFDQQQRDFEFKPGAIFAQFVIGDEINRASPKTQSALLESMEERQVTVDGVTYELPSPFMVVATQNPVEMEGTYPLPEAQRDRFMARVSIGYPSADAELRMLGVHGGASPLDDLQPVAHAHDIVKLVEAVRQVHVAQSVQRYAVDLVAATRSHPDLRLGASPRATLHLLRAAKAEAALNGRDYALPDDVQALVVQVLAHRLLPTAQAQLNRRTAEQVVLEILQRTPVPAADGTETAFGTGGRTAPLYSRRPGSRRL
- a CDS encoding DUF3488 and transglutaminase-like domain-containing protein, with product MSGRGRLALCAYAATLMAAGALLPLVESPGWLVQAAFLLAVQSGVGVLARRLPLPSALTVGAQALTGLLLLTLVFAGDRALLGVVPGPDTLARFGELMSTGAQDIERYAIPAPASEGIRLMLVAGVLAIGLMVDTIAVTFRSAAPAGLPLLALYSVAAGLAGGAASALWFLLAASGYLLLLLAESRDRLSQWGRVFAGTPSAPRRGEQAFGGGGTPGAPVRTGRRIGALALGVALVVPLALPALDGGLLSEFDGGDGAGSGNGTINAVNPMVSLQNNLNQPSEREWLRYKTNAADTSGMYLRLVALDRFDGSRWLTSEREVVDLPDRLPRPEGLSASVRTQEVETRISAAGSFAQEWLPMPFPAAGVDVDGRWRFEPEGRSLVGDRGQNTRDMEYTIRSLLVQPTAQQLATAPSPPADIVAEYTRVPAALPDVVEETARQVTAGAESDYDAAVRLQEWFTTTGGFTYDTDVNSGSGPGAIARFLRDKEGFCVHFSASMAAMARTLGIPARVAVGFTPGTARGDGSMSVSNRNAHAWPELYFEGVGWTRFEPTPSIGSAPDYTLPEAPTAEDSAAPSQPTEATSQAPAPTASASDTCPADARRRGECDSGAAAGDSAAGGSGGPLSWGPVLLVAAVVAGLVLPLLPLLWRTRVTARRLASRGRTDEDAAERALLAWREVTDTAWDHGIPPDESLTARRSAVRIVLLGKLEGAAAESVHRTAGAVEQVLYAPEPRPVPGLVDDVARVRAGLSAAAGRWGRIRARLFPRSSVRVIWALSARREAFAGRLRARADSWQARLPHPRKPFRRHG
- a CDS encoding DUF58 domain-containing protein; translation: MPARDPAAAGQAWRTADEEGPGQTPGDRGKGAVRIALSGLTTRGRSFVAAGLAAGVCAYVLGQEDLLRVGLLLAVLPPACATVLYRTRYRVAGSRRLTPARVAAGSEARVHLRMENVSKLPTGLLMLQDHVPYVLGPRPRFVLDRLEPGGRREVSYRVRSDLRGRYPLGPLQLRLNDPFGMCELTRSFNAFDLLTVVPRTEELPAVPLLGDGAGQGDGRMRALALAGDDDIIPRPYRHGDDLRRVHWRSTARFGELMVRREEQPRRARCTVLLDTREGAYQGAGPDAAFEWAVSGTASVLMHLLTQGYAVRLLTDEGSPLPGGTGSTVGGLSGAAAESAESAGLLMDVLAVVDHSGGEAVTAAYEALRDGSEGLLVAFLGDLDEEQATLVARMRQRSATAVAFLLDSETWTTGGAMSGETENGLRVLREAGWTALAVPPGAGLPALWQQAARERAEALGGPAGPGHFGSGPAMTAGGR